Proteins from a genomic interval of Mycobacterium conspicuum:
- a CDS encoding Rv2629 family ribosome hibernation factor, whose protein sequence is MESVRFRSLLDTPGPFVSVYFEDSHDTHDADAQLELKWRGLREQLEDQGVDEALTAEIGQAIMDLRPPIGRSGRAVVAGATGVVVNEHLLRPTAETVVRVSELPYIVPILENGFDSSQYVLVVVDHAGADITVHTDGRLRSETVDGGGYPVHKASGAETAGYGDPQLRTDEAARKNVRAVADRVAELVDRTGVGVVFVVGEVSSRSDLLTALPERVRALAVPLQIGARHSGHGFDEVQRAIEGWFLKRRLNVMDDAAQRFGAEIGRDSGRAAEGLGGVCSALRQGAVDTLIVGDLGDATVVADENLTTVAPNADVLSEQGAAPAKTLRADEALPLFAISVGASLVRTDERIAPADGVAAVLRYAPSVH, encoded by the coding sequence ATGGAATCCGTCCGCTTTCGTTCGCTGCTGGATACGCCCGGACCGTTCGTGTCGGTCTACTTCGAGGACTCTCACGACACCCATGACGCCGATGCTCAGTTAGAGCTCAAGTGGCGTGGGCTGCGCGAACAGCTCGAGGACCAGGGCGTCGATGAGGCCCTCACCGCCGAAATCGGCCAGGCGATCATGGATTTGCGTCCGCCGATCGGCCGGAGCGGGCGCGCGGTAGTTGCCGGTGCGACGGGGGTCGTGGTCAACGAGCACCTGCTACGGCCGACCGCCGAGACGGTGGTCCGCGTCTCCGAGCTGCCCTACATCGTCCCCATCCTCGAGAACGGCTTCGACTCGTCGCAGTACGTGCTTGTGGTGGTCGACCACGCCGGAGCCGATATCACCGTGCATACCGATGGCCGCCTGCGTTCGGAGACGGTCGACGGCGGCGGCTACCCCGTGCACAAGGCATCGGGCGCCGAGACCGCGGGCTATGGCGACCCCCAGTTGCGCACCGACGAGGCGGCCCGCAAGAACGTACGTGCCGTCGCCGACCGCGTCGCCGAGCTGGTGGACCGGACGGGCGTCGGCGTGGTCTTCGTGGTCGGCGAGGTGAGCTCGCGCTCCGACCTGCTGACCGCGCTGCCGGAACGGGTGCGCGCGCTGGCGGTACCCCTGCAGATCGGGGCTCGCCACAGTGGGCACGGCTTCGATGAGGTGCAGCGGGCCATCGAGGGGTGGTTCCTCAAGCGGCGGCTCAACGTGATGGACGACGCCGCGCAACGCTTTGGCGCGGAGATCGGACGGGACTCCGGCCGGGCCGCCGAAGGCCTGGGCGGCGTGTGTTCCGCCCTGCGCCAAGGCGCGGTCGACACCCTGATCGTCGGCGACCTCGGCGACGCCACCGTGGTCGCCGACGAAAACCTGACCACCGTCGCGCCCAACGCGGACGTCCTTTCCGAGCAGGGCGCCGCGCCCGCCAAGACGCTGCGCGCCGACGAGGCGCTGCCGCTGTTTGCGATATCGGTGGGGGCGTCGTTGGTTCGTACCGACGAGCGGATCGCGCCCGCCGACGGGGTGGCCGCGGTGCTGCGCTACGCGCCCTCGGTGCATTGA
- the lipE gene encoding lipase LipE translates to MTPDGKVRVPADLDAVTTIGAEDHSDIGTAAVERIWQAARHWYRGGMHPAIQLCIRRHGRVVLDRAIGHGWGNAPTDPPDAEKIPATTDTPFCVYSAAKGITATVVHMLVEQGYFALDDRVCQYIPSYTSHGKDRTTIRHVLTHSAGVPFPTGPKPDLKRADDHEYAQEQLAKLRPLYRPGLVHIYHALTWGPLMREIVYAATGKDIRDILAAEILDPLGFRWTNFGVAKQDVPLVAPSHATGRPLPPVIGAIFRKAIGGTVHEIIPYTNTAAFLTTVVPSSNTVSTANELSRFAEIWRRGGELDGVRVMSPERMYGAVQECRRLRPDFAVGLWPARWGTGYMLGTNRFGPFGRNAPAAFGNLGLANIAIWADPARGLAAGVISSGKPGRDPEARRYGALMNTIAAEMPTG, encoded by the coding sequence GTGACACCCGACGGCAAGGTCCGCGTCCCGGCCGACCTGGACGCCGTGACGACGATCGGCGCCGAAGACCACTCCGACATCGGCACAGCCGCCGTCGAGCGCATCTGGCAGGCCGCCCGGCACTGGTATCGGGGGGGCATGCACCCCGCGATCCAGCTGTGCATCCGCCGGCACGGGCGGGTGGTGCTCGACCGGGCGATCGGCCACGGCTGGGGCAACGCACCGACCGATCCGCCCGATGCCGAAAAAATCCCGGCCACCACGGACACGCCGTTCTGCGTGTACTCGGCGGCCAAGGGCATCACCGCGACCGTCGTGCACATGCTGGTCGAACAGGGGTACTTCGCGCTCGACGACCGGGTCTGCCAGTACATCCCCAGCTACACCAGCCACGGCAAGGACCGCACCACGATTCGGCACGTGCTGACGCACAGCGCCGGCGTCCCGTTCCCCACCGGGCCCAAGCCGGACCTCAAGCGCGCCGACGACCACGAATACGCCCAGGAGCAGCTGGCCAAACTGCGGCCGCTGTACCGACCCGGGCTGGTGCACATCTATCACGCGCTGACCTGGGGTCCGCTCATGCGCGAAATCGTCTACGCGGCGACCGGCAAAGACATCCGCGACATCCTGGCCGCCGAGATCCTCGATCCCCTGGGCTTTCGGTGGACGAATTTCGGCGTCGCGAAGCAGGACGTCCCGCTGGTTGCGCCCAGTCACGCCACCGGGCGCCCGCTCCCGCCGGTGATCGGCGCGATCTTCCGCAAGGCGATCGGCGGAACCGTGCACGAGATCATCCCGTACACCAACACCGCGGCGTTTTTAACCACCGTGGTGCCGTCGTCGAACACGGTGTCGACGGCCAACGAGCTGTCGCGCTTCGCCGAAATCTGGCGGCGCGGCGGCGAACTCGACGGCGTGCGGGTGATGAGCCCGGAACGGATGTACGGCGCGGTGCAGGAATGCCGCCGGTTGCGGCCGGATTTCGCGGTGGGCTTGTGGCCGGCCCGATGGGGCACCGGTTACATGCTGGGCACCAACCGATTTGGACCCTTCGGCCGCAATGCACCGGCCGCGTTCGGCAATCTGGGGCTGGCCAACATCGCGATCTGGGCCGACCCGGCGCGTGGCCTGGCCGCCGGCGTGATCAGCAGCGGCAAGCCCGGCCGCGACCCCGAGGCCCGCCGCTACGGCGCCCTGATGAACACCATCGCCGCCGAAATGCCAACCGGTTAA
- a CDS encoding crotonase/enoyl-CoA hydratase family protein — translation MGETYESVTVEIKDQVAQVTLIGPGKGNAMGPAFWSEMPELFASLDADRDVRAIVITGSGKNFSYGLDVPAMGGFLTPMLADGALARPRADFHAEVRRMQGAITAVADCRTPTIASVHGWCIGGGVDLISAVDIRYASADARFSVREVKLAIVADVGSLARLPLILNDGHLRELALTGKDIDAARAEKIGLVNDVYSDAEAALAAAHATAAEIAANPPLTVHGIKDVLDQQRTAAVSESLRYVAAWNAAFLPSKDLTEGISATFAKRPPQFTGE, via the coding sequence ATGGGCGAAACATACGAATCCGTCACCGTCGAAATCAAAGACCAGGTTGCGCAGGTGACGTTGATCGGACCGGGTAAGGGCAACGCGATGGGGCCCGCGTTCTGGTCGGAGATGCCGGAGTTGTTCGCGTCGTTGGACGCCGACCGCGACGTGCGGGCGATCGTCATCACCGGGTCGGGCAAGAACTTCAGCTACGGCCTCGACGTGCCGGCGATGGGAGGCTTCCTCACCCCGATGCTGGCCGATGGCGCGCTGGCCCGGCCGCGCGCGGACTTCCACGCCGAGGTGCGACGCATGCAGGGCGCGATCACCGCGGTGGCCGACTGCCGCACGCCCACGATCGCGTCGGTGCACGGCTGGTGCATCGGCGGCGGGGTCGACCTGATCTCGGCGGTGGACATCCGCTATGCCAGCGCCGACGCCAGGTTTTCCGTGCGTGAGGTCAAACTGGCCATCGTCGCCGACGTCGGCAGCCTCGCCCGCCTGCCGCTGATCCTGAACGACGGGCATCTGCGCGAGCTGGCCTTGACGGGTAAGGACATCGACGCGGCGCGGGCCGAGAAAATCGGCCTGGTCAACGACGTGTACAGCGACGCCGAGGCCGCCCTAGCCGCCGCGCATGCCACGGCCGCCGAGATCGCCGCCAACCCGCCGTTGACCGTCCACGGCATCAAGGACGTCCTCGACCAGCAACGCACCGCGGCGGTCTCGGAGAGCCTGCGCTATGTCGCCGCGTGGAACGCGGCCTTCCTGCCGTCGAAGGACCTGACCGAGGGCATCTCGGCGACGTTCGCCAAGCGGCCGCCGCAATTCACCGGGGAATAG
- a CDS encoding TIGR03086 family metal-binding protein, whose product MAPDLRPGPDSPPTDELASAEDTLGVLQQVLHTVAGDDMARQTPCTQFTVAQLTEHLLNSISGLGGLAGAEPPDTDEGASAESRVVSAARPALDAWHRRGLDGSVPFGKGEMPAKTACGILSLEFLVHAWDYARAVGHDIDAPEPLAEYVMGLARATIRPELRGRAGFDEPVAVGEEAGALDRLVAFTGRNPQ is encoded by the coding sequence ATGGCTCCCGATTTGCGACCCGGACCAGATTCCCCGCCGACCGACGAGCTGGCCAGCGCCGAGGACACGCTGGGCGTGCTGCAGCAGGTGCTGCACACCGTCGCCGGGGACGACATGGCGCGACAGACGCCGTGCACGCAGTTCACCGTGGCGCAGTTGACCGAGCACCTGCTGAACTCCATCTCGGGTCTCGGCGGCCTGGCCGGCGCGGAGCCTCCAGACACCGACGAGGGCGCCTCCGCGGAGAGCCGCGTCGTCAGCGCCGCCCGCCCGGCGCTGGACGCCTGGCATCGCCGCGGGTTGGACGGCAGCGTGCCGTTCGGCAAGGGCGAGATGCCGGCCAAGACGGCGTGCGGGATCTTGTCGCTCGAATTCCTGGTCCACGCCTGGGATTACGCCCGCGCCGTCGGACATGACATCGACGCGCCCGAGCCGCTGGCCGAATACGTGATGGGGCTGGCGCGCGCCACCATCCGACCGGAGCTGCGCGGCCGGGCCGGGTTCGACGAGCCGGTCGCCGTGGGCGAGGAGGCCGGCGCCCTGGACCGGCTGGTGGCCTTTACCGGGCGCAATCCGCAGTAG
- a CDS encoding DUF4334 domain-containing protein — translation MTLARKKFTEFKESAVQVSDAELDEFWATLEPATIDGMIGEWKGGEFATGHRANGSLAKINWFGKTFKSATDAQPLVCLDADGNKYSNVERMNGEASLWLEEFRGEVTATMVYDGAPVHDHFKKIDDDAVMGIMNGKGVLDNGRYYYFYLERV, via the coding sequence ATGACTCTGGCCCGCAAGAAGTTCACCGAATTCAAGGAAAGCGCCGTTCAGGTGTCCGACGCCGAGCTCGACGAGTTCTGGGCGACCCTCGAGCCCGCCACCATCGACGGCATGATCGGCGAGTGGAAGGGCGGCGAGTTCGCCACCGGGCACCGGGCCAACGGTTCGCTCGCCAAGATCAACTGGTTCGGCAAGACCTTCAAATCCGCCACCGATGCGCAGCCGCTGGTCTGCCTGGACGCCGACGGCAACAAGTACTCGAACGTGGAGCGGATGAACGGCGAGGCCAGCCTCTGGCTGGAAGAATTCCGCGGCGAGGTCACCGCCACGATGGTCTACGACGGCGCGCCCGTGCACGACCACTTCAAGAAGATCGACGACGACGCCGTGATGGGCATCATGAACGGCAAAGGCGTCCTAGACAACGGCCGGTATTACTACTTCTACCTCGAGCGGGTGTAG
- a CDS encoding pyridoxal phosphate-dependent aminotransferase, which yields MSARLRPELDGLPVYVPGKTVPGATKLASNETVFGPLPSVRAAIERATDAINRYPDNGCVELKAALAKRLDFPPEQVAVGCGSVSLCQQLVQITAGAGDEVIFGWRSFELYPPLVQVAGATAIRVPLTEHTFDLYAMLAAVTERTRLIFVCNPNNPTSTVVDPGALTRFVEAVPPHVLIAIDEAYVEYIRDGMLPDSLALVRAHSNVVVLRTFSKAYGLAGLRVGYAVGHPEVIVALDKVYVPFTVSSIAQAAAIASLDAADELLARTDAVVDERARVSAGLRDAGFVLPPSQANFVWLPLGPRTLDFVSRAADARIVVRPYGTDGVRVTVAAAEENDAMLRFARGWNANHGSTQ from the coding sequence GTGAGCGCCCGCCTGCGACCCGAGCTGGACGGGCTGCCCGTTTATGTGCCAGGCAAAACGGTGCCGGGGGCCACCAAACTGGCCAGCAACGAGACGGTGTTCGGGCCGCTGCCGAGCGTGCGCGCGGCCATCGAGCGAGCCACCGATGCGATCAACCGCTATCCCGACAACGGCTGCGTGGAACTCAAGGCCGCCCTGGCCAAGCGGCTGGATTTCCCGCCCGAACAGGTCGCCGTGGGGTGCGGTTCGGTCAGCCTGTGCCAACAGCTCGTGCAGATCACGGCCGGTGCCGGCGACGAGGTGATCTTCGGCTGGCGCAGCTTTGAGCTCTACCCGCCCCTGGTTCAGGTCGCCGGCGCGACCGCGATTCGGGTGCCCCTGACCGAGCACACCTTCGACCTCTACGCCATGCTCGCCGCGGTCACCGAACGCACCCGGCTGATCTTCGTCTGCAACCCGAACAATCCCACCTCCACCGTCGTGGATCCGGGCGCGCTGACCCGGTTCGTCGAGGCGGTTCCGCCGCACGTTTTGATCGCCATCGACGAGGCCTATGTCGAGTACATCCGTGACGGCATGCTGCCGGACAGCCTCGCTCTGGTGCGCGCCCATAGCAATGTTGTTGTGCTGCGCACCTTTTCGAAGGCGTACGGGCTGGCGGGTTTGCGGGTCGGCTACGCGGTCGGTCACCCCGAGGTGATCGTCGCGCTGGACAAGGTCTACGTGCCGTTCACGGTGTCCAGCATCGCGCAGGCCGCCGCGATCGCCTCGCTGGACGCCGCCGACGAGTTGCTGGCCCGCACCGACGCGGTCGTCGACGAACGCGCGCGGGTCAGCGCGGGGCTGCGCGATGCCGGGTTCGTTTTGCCGCCGTCGCAGGCCAACTTCGTGTGGTTGCCGCTGGGGCCCCGCACCCTCGACTTCGTCTCGCGAGCCGCCGACGCCCGCATCGTGGTCCGCCCGTACGGCACCGACGGTGTGCGGGTTACCGTCGCGGCAGCGGAAGAAAACGACGCCATGCTGCGCTTCGCGCGCGGCTGGAACGCGAATCATGGGAGTACGCAATGA
- a CDS encoding LLM class F420-dependent oxidoreductase: protein MRLGVTFPQTELGGDPAVLRTYAQGVEQLGFTHILAYDHVVGADPAVHQGFQGPYDIDTTFHEPFVMFGFLAAVTSLELVTGIIILPQRQTALVAKQAAEVDLLTGGRFRLGIGLGWNAVEYEALGEDFTNRGKRSEEQVEVMRKLWTERSVTFNGKYHTVTGAGLAPLPNQRPIPLWFGAASDRAYERAGRLGDGWFPMMGPGPGLDYAVARVKEAAVAAGRDADSLGMEGRVSWTGDRDQVAAEIAEWKAAGATHLSVNTMGAGLATVDDHLAVLERVATDLK from the coding sequence ATGCGTCTTGGAGTCACGTTCCCGCAAACCGAGCTCGGGGGAGATCCCGCCGTCCTCCGCACTTACGCCCAGGGCGTGGAACAGCTCGGATTCACCCACATCCTGGCCTACGACCACGTCGTCGGCGCCGACCCCGCGGTGCACCAGGGCTTCCAGGGCCCCTACGACATCGACACGACATTTCACGAACCGTTCGTCATGTTCGGCTTTTTGGCCGCGGTCACCTCGCTGGAACTCGTCACCGGCATCATCATCTTGCCGCAGCGGCAGACCGCACTGGTCGCCAAGCAGGCCGCCGAGGTCGACCTGCTCACCGGCGGGCGCTTCCGGCTCGGGATCGGGCTGGGCTGGAACGCGGTCGAATACGAGGCGCTCGGTGAGGACTTCACCAACCGCGGCAAACGCTCCGAGGAGCAGGTCGAGGTCATGCGCAAGCTATGGACCGAACGGTCGGTCACCTTCAACGGCAAATACCACACCGTGACCGGTGCGGGTTTGGCCCCGCTGCCGAATCAGCGCCCGATCCCGCTGTGGTTCGGCGCGGCCTCAGACCGCGCCTATGAACGCGCCGGACGGCTCGGCGACGGCTGGTTCCCGATGATGGGTCCCGGGCCGGGCCTGGACTACGCGGTTGCCCGGGTGAAGGAGGCGGCCGTGGCCGCAGGCCGCGACGCCGACAGCCTCGGGATGGAAGGGCGGGTCAGCTGGACCGGCGACCGCGACCAGGTGGCGGCCGAGATCGCCGAGTGGAAGGCGGCCGGGGCGACGCACCTATCGGTGAACACCATGGGCGCCGGCCTGGCAACCGTCGATGACCACCTCGCCGTCCTGGAGCGCGTCGCCACCGATCTGAAGTGA
- a CDS encoding DUF2710 family protein — MVSRSDSRSERSDLKDRALVESVLRELSAAADKWEAVVAQAETVTYSVDLGDIQAVANSDGRLLQLTLHPGVTSYAHGELTDRLNLAIEALREEAEAENRARYGGELH, encoded by the coding sequence ATCGTGTCAAGGTCGGACAGTCGCAGCGAGCGCAGCGACCTGAAAGACCGAGCTCTCGTCGAATCGGTTCTGCGGGAGCTAAGTGCGGCCGCCGACAAGTGGGAAGCCGTTGTCGCGCAAGCCGAAACCGTCACCTACAGCGTGGATCTCGGCGACATTCAGGCCGTCGCGAATTCCGACGGCAGGTTGTTGCAGCTGACGCTGCATCCGGGCGTCACCAGCTACGCCCACGGTGAATTGACCGACCGATTGAACCTGGCGATCGAGGCGCTGCGCGAAGAGGCAGAGGCCGAAAACCGGGCGCGGTACGGCGGAGAGCTGCACTGA
- a CDS encoding DUF5631 domain-containing protein, which yields MAIFGRNTARRRLRRATRESLAIPTFSSPVDCTPWVIGGLWPAELATVNAETSTLAEYLNADLRRIASSANDELRMIRRAGMSDAARQAEEARVINEARSRAERRVESTVRQLRAAPAGGRARSPRHAVREAPAADIDKTQVIPAVNVVEMPDVAEDVNEPATTRVETPEPPTPASVESDAERLRRLVAFVARQEPRLNWAVGDYPDGSTVLVTDLAHGWVPAGIKLPAGVRLLEPGRRTGRASALIGDAQRVETYSPGDPLGWSTDFAATQSSSQPRDLPAVDDLGWQLIQATHWRDGVPRIVHTLAKAAAAATGVVEDEVDLLRVHLDTARCRLLDQYPDVDSGLLANCLLLAAAEGVVTGDLLSANYHFSWFQKLDALN from the coding sequence GTGGCGATCTTCGGTCGGAACACGGCGCGCCGGCGCCTCCGGAGAGCGACAAGGGAATCGCTGGCGATTCCCACCTTCAGCTCTCCTGTCGATTGCACCCCGTGGGTCATCGGCGGCCTTTGGCCCGCCGAACTTGCGACGGTTAACGCCGAAACCTCAACGCTGGCAGAGTATCTCAATGCCGACCTGCGGCGGATCGCCAGCAGCGCCAACGACGAGCTGAGGATGATCCGGCGAGCGGGAATGAGTGATGCGGCCCGGCAGGCAGAAGAGGCCCGGGTCATCAACGAGGCCCGCAGCCGTGCCGAGCGGCGAGTCGAGTCCACGGTTCGTCAGCTGCGCGCCGCGCCGGCCGGCGGTCGGGCGCGATCCCCGCGGCACGCCGTGCGGGAAGCCCCCGCGGCGGATATCGATAAGACGCAAGTGATCCCCGCCGTCAACGTGGTTGAAATGCCGGACGTCGCAGAGGACGTCAACGAGCCCGCGACGACGCGGGTGGAAACCCCGGAGCCGCCGACGCCCGCCTCGGTGGAATCCGACGCCGAACGATTGCGGCGGCTGGTGGCTTTCGTCGCGCGCCAAGAACCCAGGCTGAATTGGGCGGTCGGCGATTACCCCGACGGCAGCACGGTTTTGGTCACCGACCTCGCCCACGGATGGGTGCCCGCGGGGATCAAGTTGCCGGCCGGCGTGCGGTTGTTGGAGCCCGGGCGACGCACGGGCCGAGCTTCCGCATTGATCGGCGATGCGCAGCGCGTCGAGACCTACAGTCCCGGTGATCCGCTGGGCTGGTCGACCGATTTCGCCGCGACACAGTCCTCGTCGCAGCCGCGCGACCTGCCTGCCGTTGACGACCTGGGATGGCAATTAATTCAAGCCACGCACTGGCGCGACGGCGTGCCGCGCATCGTGCACACGTTGGCCAAGGCCGCGGCCGCGGCGACCGGTGTCGTCGAGGACGAAGTCGATCTGCTGCGGGTGCACCTTGATACGGCGCGGTGCCGGCTACTGGACCAGTATCCGGACGTCGATTCCGGCCTCCTGGCCAACTGTCTGCTGCTGGCCGCCGCCGAGGGCGTGGTTACCGGGGATTTGCTGTCGGCGAACTATCACTTCTCCTGGTTTCAGAAGCTCGACGCTTTGAATTGA
- a CDS encoding DUF2694 family protein, translating to MTDANPAFDTVHPSGHILVRSCRGGYMHSVALSAEAMDTDAATLARAIVLTADVSCLKALLEVRNEIVAAGHTPSAEVPTAHDLDVAIEKLLAHRLRRRKA from the coding sequence ATGACGGACGCCAACCCCGCGTTCGACACCGTTCACCCCAGCGGACATATCCTGGTCCGCTCCTGTCGTGGCGGCTATATGCACAGCGTCGCCCTGAGCGCCGAGGCGATGGACACCGACGCCGCCACCTTGGCGCGCGCCATCGTGTTGACCGCGGATGTGTCGTGCCTCAAGGCGTTGCTAGAAGTGCGCAACGAGATCGTCGCCGCGGGCCACACCCCGTCCGCGGAGGTTCCGACCGCCCACGATCTCGATGTGGCGATCGAAAAGCTGCTGGCGCATCGACTACGCCGTCGCAAAGCCTAA
- a CDS encoding ESX-1 secretion-associated protein: MADRIQAVPAQLRAAAVHHEETSEYLRTVPSSHPAIQESLDSLGPIFGELREAGRELLELRWQCYQQQADNHAEMAHNLRTSATMWDEHDQQAARDFGDITDGGR; this comes from the coding sequence ATGGCAGATCGAATCCAGGCGGTGCCCGCGCAGTTGCGTGCGGCCGCCGTCCATCACGAGGAGACGTCGGAGTACTTGCGGACCGTGCCGTCGTCGCATCCCGCGATCCAGGAGAGTCTGGACTCCCTCGGACCGATCTTCGGTGAGCTGCGCGAGGCCGGCCGCGAACTGTTGGAACTGCGGTGGCAGTGCTATCAGCAACAGGCTGACAACCACGCCGAGATGGCACACAACCTCAGGACGTCGGCGACGATGTGGGACGAGCACGACCAACAGGCGGCGCGCGACTTCGGCGACATCACCGACGGCGGCCGATGA
- a CDS encoding DUF4226 domain-containing protein: protein MATYRDVLAAVKQIRDRTGDPNAWQTGLTPSELVAVIIPTTRPDQLDAILGRIRQQHPDVFGGPPRLAGAPPASHEPQQGEAAKAIADAEAALAHQNSASSHLDLQVISAILNAHLKTVEGSEELSKLQQETEGAVRARSDLDTPAGARDFQRFLISKLRDIRAVVANASLDDTSKSTLMAAWTSLYDASKNEVAVPAPRPSAPAVPDDPPAGTPDDAAADPYLDALLDDPGLPAEGLPAQDALAAAPPPPATPAPMTPTAMPSMMPSIPSFGGGSLPGGSAPGWNSEGGLPLSKLLDGAEPEPTDGDEAGDPKGTEPVDAAGSEPEPPPSGPTVVTLPDGETVTAGSPQLAAVIQAAVGGTPIAEAFHQQSITIPPPGTAVSNPIDPQRVIPGDIGVLRDRHALALGNGKALLDGQIQHIATVSGPSFLGWEHPPATQGSAAGTPPAPPTAPARTDPPAPTRPAATSSTGD, encoded by the coding sequence ATGGCGACCTATCGGGATGTACTCGCCGCGGTCAAACAGATTCGGGACCGCACGGGCGACCCGAACGCGTGGCAGACCGGGCTGACGCCGAGCGAGCTGGTGGCCGTGATCATCCCCACCACGCGGCCCGACCAACTCGATGCGATCCTGGGCAGAATCCGCCAGCAACACCCGGACGTGTTCGGCGGCCCGCCGCGCCTGGCCGGCGCACCGCCGGCGTCTCACGAACCGCAGCAGGGTGAGGCCGCCAAGGCCATCGCGGACGCCGAAGCCGCTCTGGCACACCAGAATTCGGCGAGTTCTCACCTCGATCTGCAGGTGATCTCGGCGATCCTGAACGCCCACTTGAAAACGGTCGAGGGCAGCGAAGAGCTGAGCAAGCTGCAGCAGGAGACCGAAGGGGCGGTCCGGGCCCGCTCCGACTTGGACACCCCGGCAGGAGCGCGTGACTTCCAGCGGTTCCTGATCAGCAAGCTGCGTGACATCCGCGCCGTGGTCGCCAACGCGAGTTTGGATGACACCTCGAAGTCGACCCTGATGGCCGCGTGGACATCCCTCTACGACGCCTCGAAAAACGAAGTGGCCGTTCCCGCTCCACGGCCATCCGCGCCCGCCGTGCCCGACGATCCACCCGCGGGAACGCCCGACGACGCCGCAGCGGATCCGTACCTGGATGCACTGCTTGACGACCCCGGCCTGCCCGCCGAGGGATTACCCGCGCAGGATGCGCTCGCTGCGGCTCCGCCGCCACCGGCGACGCCCGCGCCGATGACGCCCACGGCGATGCCGTCGATGATGCCGAGCATCCCCAGTTTCGGCGGAGGATCACTGCCGGGTGGCTCCGCACCGGGGTGGAATAGCGAAGGCGGGCTTCCGCTTTCCAAGTTGCTCGACGGCGCCGAGCCCGAACCGACGGACGGCGACGAAGCTGGCGACCCGAAAGGCACCGAACCGGTCGACGCGGCCGGAAGCGAGCCCGAACCGCCGCCCAGCGGCCCGACGGTGGTCACCTTGCCCGACGGCGAGACGGTGACGGCGGGCAGCCCGCAACTGGCGGCGGTGATCCAGGCCGCGGTCGGTGGCACGCCGATCGCCGAGGCCTTCCACCAGCAGAGCATCACCATTCCGCCGCCTGGGACGGCGGTCAGCAACCCGATCGATCCCCAGCGGGTCATCCCCGGAGACATCGGCGTCCTCCGCGACCGCCACGCCCTTGCGCTCGGCAACGGTAAAGCGCTGCTCGACGGCCAGATTCAGCACATCGCCACCGTGAGTGGGCCGAGCTTTCTAGGCTGGGAGCACCCGCCCGCAACGCAAGGATCGGCGGCAGGGACGCCACCTGCCCCACCGACCGCACCGGCCAGGACGGACCCACCGGCCCCGACCCGGCCGGCGGCGACGTCGAGCACCGGCGACTGA
- a CDS encoding DUF4226 domain-containing protein, whose amino-acid sequence MSEQEQSMLAAVRARQAALSSSHDTVADADRVLVQAISEAHAVLRESVTRLDAIAAEIDRVASGQAGAAVDTPMGAREFQKFLVAKQREIAAVVERAHELDRAKSAVLQGLRAQYTSSTR is encoded by the coding sequence GTGTCGGAGCAAGAACAATCCATGTTGGCCGCCGTCCGGGCGCGGCAGGCAGCGCTGTCGAGCTCGCACGACACGGTGGCCGACGCCGACCGGGTGCTGGTCCAGGCGATCTCCGAGGCTCACGCCGTGCTGCGCGAAAGCGTCACCCGGCTCGATGCGATCGCCGCGGAGATCGACCGGGTAGCGTCGGGTCAAGCGGGCGCCGCCGTCGATACCCCGATGGGCGCACGCGAATTTCAGAAGTTCCTGGTTGCCAAACAACGCGAGATTGCCGCGGTCGTGGAGCGTGCACACGAACTCGACCGCGCCAAAAGCGCTGTGCTGCAGGGCTTGCGGGCACAGTACACATCCTCGACGAGGTGA